The following nucleotide sequence is from Mesobacillus jeotgali.
CGGTGACAGAAAGCCTGTCGAGGTTTCGGATCGTCGCGTCCTGCTTGACACGGTCGGTAATATTCCGGCCGACACTGACAAATGACTCTATCTCTTTTCTCTCATTGTAAATCGGTGAAAAATTGTACTCTGTGTAAACCGTGTTTTGATCACAAGTCGTAAACTTCTTCCGTAAAATCTGGGGTTCACCTGTTTCTAAAATTTCCTTCAACTTTTTATCAAGAATGACATCTTCTTCAGGAGTCAAAAATTCACTCAAGCTCTTGCCGACAATTTGCTCTGGCTTCAGACTGATTACTTTTTCATGCGAGGGTGAAGCGTATACAATCACTTTATTCTTATCAATCACCTTGATCATATCAGTCGTATTCTCGGTGATCAATTCGTACAATTCCCTCGTTCTATTCAGTTCACGCTCCATGTTCACCATTTTGGTGATGTCACGGTAAATCGCAATGATAGCGATGATTTTCCCGTGCTTATTCTTGAACGGAGAGTAGGAGACCGCAATATCCAGCATGGATCCATCTTTGTGATATCGCTGTGTTATCATATTTGTAAAAGCTTTTCCATTCTTGACTTGGGCTATGATTCCTGGAACAAAATCAGGGTTCGAGAACTCATAAAAAGTTCTTCCAATTAAGTCTTCTTCTGTATAGCCGAATATTTCGGTATACTTTTGGTTTATTCTTAAAAATCGATTCTCCATATCGACAATAGCAAATCCATCAGCTGTGCAATCCAAAAATAAACTTAGCAGTTCATTAGGATTATAGATTGTTTCATCATCTGTTCCAAATATTGGAAAACTACTACGCATAGAGATCTCCCCAAACTTTTTAAGCTTCTAGCTCTATTTTACAGAAGATTTAGATATTTAAAAAGAAATATTTGGCTTTCACACTATTAAAAGTAAAAAACCGCTACCTTTTAAAGATAGCGGCAGATATTACTTGGAAGTTAGATGGCTGATTACTTTCACCACCGCAGATTCCGCCTGGTCGATACAGCCGGGGATGCCCACGCCCTCGAATGACCCTCCTGCAAGGAAGACGCCAGGAAGTTCCTGGCTAAGCTGCTTTTTTACCTGGGCGATTCTTTCAAGATGCCCGACCGTATATTGCGGCATCGCTTTTCTCCACCTTGTTACGACATGGAAGAGGGGTCTAGCAGTAATGTTCATTGTCTTATTCAAATCTCTTAAAACCAGTTCCACAATCTCCTCATCTGACAAATCCACTGCTTCCTGGTCATTCGGTTTACCGACATAACATCGGAGCAATGCCATATCATCAGGAGATGTGCCAGGCCATTTCTTGTGCGTCCAGGTACAGGCAGTTATCCTGAAATCGCTGTTCCTTGAAACGAGGAAGCCAGTTCCGTCGATATCTTTCTCGATTGCGGATTTTGGGAATGCCATCGCGACATTTGCCACGGAATTGGACGGCATATCTTTAAACTGGTCCATAAATACGTAATCGGAAAGCATCCGCTGGGCATGAAAATGATCAGTGGTAATGACAACACTGTCCGCTGCTTCCACTTCTCCAGTTTCGTAGTGAACTTGATAGGTATTTCTTGTCTTCACTACCTTCTTTACAGCCGTGCCCTTCATAACAGTTCCCTCTTCCAGGCGGCTTTCAACCCGGTGGATCAACTCTTCAAGGCCCGTTGACAATGAAATGAACATTCCCTTTTTTGAGCCAGGTTTTTGGGCAGTTTTCGGGGGCTTCGGCATCGATTTGTTCAATCCTATCACCAGGCTGCGATGCTTCTGCTCAATTTCATAAAAGTTCGGGAACAAGGACATCAGGCTCAGTTCATCAATATCGCCCGCATAGATACCTGACAATAATGGATCTATCAGATTATCGACCACCTCATCACCCAGCCGATGACGGAAAAAGGCACCAAGTGACTGGTCTGCTGTCGGTGCTCCTTTTGGTAAAATAAAATCTCCTGCTGCACGCAGTTTCCCCAGCGGTGAAAATAATCCTGATAACGCAAACGGAGTTACCTTCGTCGGAATCCCCATGAAAGATCCTTCCGGCATTGTATGAAGCTTGCCCCTAGCGTAAATATAGGATTTCCCGGCTGTGTTAGAAATGATTTTATCTTTGAGGCCAACTTCTTCTATCAATCTCGTAGCACTTTTCTTTCTCGCTATAATCGAATCCGGGCCTCTTTCAATAACGAATCCATCCCGCTTCTCAGTGCTGATGACACCACCAAGGCGTTCGCTGGCCTCAATCAATTTCACTTTAATGGGTAATTGCTTTTCCCTGGCTTCCTTTTGCAGGTAATATGCTGTTGCCAGCCCAGTGATCCCGCCGCCAACAACAATGACCTTCTTTTCATCCATTCCGCTCACCTATTCTTTAGTAGTGTAATGTATTGTATCGATTATCCTATTTTTTAATTAAGTAGGTATGTGAAGTTTTTAACATATTTAAGTATAGCACCCAAAATGAAAAGGATGATGGCTGTTTTTTTACTAAAATGTGAACGAGGAATTTGAGAAAAGCCCTGTGTGAAAACTAGTTCGTGCAATTTTGCAGAAGCGGATGCATTTTCATGGACCTTGGTAGAAATAAAGATATTTCCTTCGCTGGAGCTAGATCTTTTATTGAAATGTACCCTTATAGCAGACGTAAACCTCGCATAAGGGTACATTTAGCTCTTTAATGTACCCTTATACAGACGTAAGCCTCGCATAAGGGTACATTTAGCTCTTTAATGTACCCTTATAGCAGACGTAAACCTCGCATAAGGGTACATTTAGCTCTTTAATGTACCCTTATAGCAGACGTAAACCTCGCATAAGGGTACGTTTAGCTCTTTAATGTACCCTTATAGCAGACGTAAACCTCGCATAAGGGTACGTTTAGCTCCTTTATGTAACCTTATAGCAGTTGAAAGCCTCACATAAGGGTACGATTCCACACTTATGGGAAGTGACCCCCCGCATATAGGTGTGTTTAGCTCAGGAATCATATATTCATATCTCTTTTTCTGTAAAAAACAAAGGTCACAATGGTGAGCCCAACCAGCAGCACGAAGGAAATCACTAGATACATAGGATCAAATCCGCCTTCCTCTAAAATCAGCTTTGCATCATAGTATTTGAATGGAGTCAGGAATTTCAATCCTTCCAGCTTTTCAGTCAAATCAATTGCGATTGACAGAATGAAGAGGATGAGCAGGATTCCTGTTGCCAAAGATGTGGCTTTTTTGGCGTTCTTTAAAACAGCAGCAATCGCAGTCCCAATTACTAGGAAAAGCAACTGAAGAATAAGCATTCCGACCATCAGCAGAGTAATGTCCCCCAATATGTCCTCCCCTTCAGCATATTTCTGAACCATGCCGACGGAGGAGGCGAAGGTCACAAGATTAAAAATCAGGATATTGACCAAAGCCGCCAACAGCTTGGACGTGATCATTTTCGTTCTCGAAACAGGTTTGACCAGCAGGAACTCTACCGTTTTGTCTCTCTCTTCCTTGGCGATGATATTCGATCCGAGCATCGCTGCATGAATGGCTCCCATTACGGCCAGATACAAGAAAAGGACTCCAAAATAACCGATGGGTGTCGACAGATCGAGCGAACCTGTACCCATGATTGCCTGGAGCGATTTAGGCATGTCGGCCATCAGTGCATTCATTGATTGCCCGGTCCCTTCCAGGCTAGAAAACTTGCCCATGCCCGAAGCGACCATAAAGATGACACCGATGCTCCAAATGATGAGCGACTTGAGATTTGCTTTCATTTCCCTTTTAAAAAGATTCAAGATTTTCCCTCCTCCCTAAACGGAATGGACATCCTTTTTACCGTACAAATAATAGCTGGCCGAGACCGCAGCTATGATAACCAGCGTACCGGTTACCAGAAAAGAAGTTTCATAGCTTGCATGCTCCGTGATATATGTCGAGTCGAAATAATTGAAGGGTGTTAAGTAACGCAAGGCTTCATCCTCCGTTGTCGAACTGATCATTCCGAGCATGAAAAATCCGAACACAGTACCGAGCGAAACAGAGATTACCGATTTTATTTTAGGAAAAATCACTGAAATGACGATTCCCAGCGCCATAAATATAAGCTGAAGAAAGAATAGGGAAATCGAAATCAGGAATAAGGCTTCTTTGTTAAAATCGTCCCCAGCCACGATCGATGCCATCATAAATGTCGCTGCGATAAAAACGATATTGGTGGTAACCAGGGAAACCAGCGCGGCCAGCAGCTTCGAAGTAACGACCTGACCCCTTGTAACTGGTTTTGTGAGCAGGAAGTCTGCTGTCTTCTCCCGGGATTCCTTCGATAAAATCGAGGTTCCCAGATTCATAGCCTGAATGGCGCCCGCCAGCTTCAGGTACAGGAACGCATACGAGAAAAAACCAATCAATGTCGCAATGCTGTCCACCGACAATCCAATCGCTTTTCTCAACTCAACCGGGAAACCTTCAAGCAGCTTCTTGAATTCTTCCGCATCCTTTGAAAAGGAAGGAAACATCGATAAAAACAACACCACCAGCGCCACCAATGACAAGGTCCATATCATCGTCGATTTCCGGTATGCCTTCAGTTCATGAAGGAATATATTCATGACCTATTCCTCCTTTTCATAATAATGCATGAAAATCTCTTCAAGGTCAGGCTCCTCCACCCAGAGGTTGGCGACCTCGATTTCCGCGATTTTTTTCATGATGGAGTTGATGTTGCCCCTGAAAAGGAAGCTGATTGTTCCGTCTTCCTGCTCAAGCTGGTTCACACCTTCAAGATCAAAGAGATTTTTATCGATTCCGGATTTGGATTCGATTTTGAATTTCTTGTATGTGTTTTCTTTTAATGTGCTGATTTTTTCAACAGTGACAATCCGCCCATCCTTTATGATGGCGACCCTGTCACACAGCCTTTGCACCTCGCTGAGAATATGGGAAGAAAACAGGATTGTCGCGCCTTTCTTGTTTTCTTTTTCTAGAAGGTCAAAGAACTTCTGCTGCATCAGCGGATCAAGGCCGCTCGTCGGTTCATCAAGAATGATCAATTTCGGTTCGTGCAGCAGCCCCTGGACAATGCCGACCTTTTTCTTGTTTCCAAGCGAAAGGTCATCGATTTTCTTCGTCAAGTCCAGCTCCATGATGTCAGCAAGCTCCTTTATCCGTTTGGTGCAATCCTTTTTGTAAAAGCTTGCCGAATACTTGAGCAAATCCATGACCTTCATATTGTCATAGTAAAACACTTCAGATGGCAGGTAACCGATATCCTTTTTGATTTCCGGCGCAGCCGTAATGATGTCCTTGCCGAAGATCGTCGCGCTGCCGCTGGTCGGATAAATCAATGACAGCAGCGTCCGGATCGTCGTCGATTTCCCCGCGCCATTCGGGCCGATGAAGCCGAATATCTCCCCTTCTTTCACATCGAAGCTGACATCCTCAATTCCCCTGGCCTTGCCGTACATTTTTGTCAGATTGTTAATCTCAATCACGTTCATGCCAGACCCTCCCAGATACTTTTCTTTTTTATAAACTTTTGTAAAACGCCTTCTTCATCATATCTATGTACACTTCGGCTTCTTTGAATGCCTCATCGAAGTTGGGCTTTACAATATTCAGTCTTTTAGCTTTTTCCAGTTCCTGACTACTGAAGCCCTGGAGCGTCCACATGATGATGTTGATGGCTCTTTGGATATCGACTCCTTCCCGGAACCTGGTGGTGTCGATATTCTCGAATAACCGGCTGTAGCTTGCCTGGATCAGCTCTGTATTTGTGTTATTCAATATTTCCTTTACTTCTTCCGCGGTTTCCATGGAAGCAGCAACCGTGAATTCGAATACTTCCGGATGCTTCACCATCAGTTTGTTTTTCAAGATCATCAGCGTTTTCATCCGTTCAAAAATGTCGCGCTCATTTAGGTCCAATTCATTAAAGAACTCTTCTACCATCACATGTGTAAAGTGGTTATAAAGGAACAGATATAGTTCTTTCTTGTTTTTAAAATAATGGAAAAGCAGTCCTTTCGAGATACCTGCTGATTTAACCATTTCATTCGTAGAGGCATTTTCGTATCCTTTTTGGGCAAACTCCTTGAGAGCAGCGTTGAGAATACGTTCCTGTTTTTCAGGATTCAAGCTTAAGAATTTCGAAGACATCATGACCTCCTAAAAAACTACTTTATTGACCAAACTGGTCAACATCATTATATTCCTCATTGACCAACCTGGTCAACAACAACCATAGTATATTTTTCGACAGAAAAAGGGCTGCCCAAATCTAGGCAGCCCCTTCATCCTATTCTATTTTCCGAACCACAGCTCTCACAGGACTGCCGTCTGCCTGTTCCAGCGGCAGAGGCAGTGCAGCGAGCTCGTATTTTCCTGGTTCAATTTTATCGAGTACCAGTCCTTCAAGAATATGAATACCCTGGTTGTTCAATTCATGATGGGCATTCAAATCCTTGCTGTCCAATGGATCCACCGATGGCAAGTCAAGACCAAGCAATTGTACACCATGTCCAGCAAGATAGGCAGCCAATTCAGCCTCGATATGCGGAATCGACTCCGGGAATACAGTCTTATCCTGCCAAGAGTCGGTCCTGATCAATAGACGTTTCACTCCGTTCAGATCCACGCCTTGCAGCTCTTTCATTCCGATACTTTCAGGCTTCTTCACATGAATCACAAGAGCAGGTCCAATGTATAAGTTGAAATCCAGCTCAATTACTTTTTTGCCATCGTTTTCGAAATGAAAAGGCGCATCAATGTGTGTGCCGGTATGCGTACTCATTTTCACCTGGCCGACATTCACGGAGCCGCTTTCTTCCATTCCCCAGCTCACTTCATATTGAAATGGTGTGTCACCCGGCCAAACGGGAATGTTATTATTTAAAACCTGCGAAATATCAATCCAATTTCCCATACTTTTTCCTTCTTTCTTTTTATAGCTTCGTCCTCAGGCTCCATAGCTCAGGGAAGAATCTGTGATCGACGACCTTTTTCAAATAGGATACACCGGCAGAGCCGCCTGTTCCCGTTTTGTGGCCGATGATTCGTTCGACAGTACTCATATGGTTGAAGCGCCATAGCTGCTGCTGGCTGCCGATATCGACAAGCTTTTCTGCAAGCTCATACAGGTCCCAATATTGATCGACGTTACGATACACCGTAAGCCATGCTTCCTCGACACTGGCATTTGGTTCGTACGGAGCAGACCAATCACGATTTAGGGCCGCTTCATCTATCGGCAGGCCGCGCATCGCCATCGCACTGATCGCTGCATCATAAATCGACCGTTCATGCAGCGCATCCTCCATTTGTTTATACAGTTGTGGATCATGTTGGTAAACAGACAGTACATGTGAGCTTTTTTGGCCAAGAGCAAATTCAATCAATCGGTTCTGGTAGGATTGGAACCCTGATGAATGGCCAAGCTTGTCTCGGAACTCCATATATTCAGCCGGAGTCAGCGTCGACAAGACACTCCATGACTGGATCAGCTGCTGCTGGATCCTCGACACCCTTGAGAGCATCTTGAAGCTCGGCTCCAGGTCATTTTTACGGATGCAGTCAATCGCCGCGCTCACTTCATGTAAAATCAGCTTCATCCACAGTTCGCTGGCTTGGTGGATGATGATGAACAGCATTTCATCATGGTGATCCGACAGGCGCTGCTGGCTGGATAAAATTTTATCTAATTGTAAGTAACTGCCATAAGAAAGCTCTTTTGAAAAATCAGTATGAATTTGATGTGTTTTTTGCTCTTCCTTCATTCCCGGTCTCCTCCCCTACGCCACAACTCCGCGCTCATTGCTGAATTTCTCGTATAATTTATCTTCCATGATTTCTTTTAGAATCTGGACAGCATTCCAGACGTCAGTATAGGAAGTGTAAAGCGCCACAGGTGCAAGGCGTACGATGTTCGGAGCGCGGAAATCAGGAATGATTCCTTTTTCCTTCAAAGCCTTGCAAATCCTTGCTGCTTCTTCATGCTCGAGACTGACATGTCCGCCCCGCCGGAAATCTTCTGTTGGACTGCCGATTTTGAAACCGGCATCGCCAAGCTCCTGCTGAATCAGGTCCATTAGATATTGATTGATACTCAAGGATTTTTCACGGATATTTTGAATTCCCGCCTCGGCGAACATCTCCAATGATCCAAGCAAAGGAGCAAGACTCAATACATGAGGGGTTCCAATCTGGTAGGCCCCCGCATTTTCAGCAGGTGTCAGCACATGCTCCATATCAAACTGTTTGTCTTTTCTCGAACCGAACCAGCCTGCAAGTCCCGGCTTCGCGCCAAAATGCTTTGAATTCACATAAAGGCCTGCTACGGCTCCAGGTCCGCCATTCAGATGCTTATAGCTGCACCAATAAGCAAAGTCGACTCCCCAATCAGAGAAGGCATGCGGAATCGCGCCAATGGAATGGCAGCCATCGAATCCAATCAGGATACCACGTTCATGAGCTGCTCTTGTCAACCGCTCCATATCAAGTATTTGCCCGCTGCGGTACAAAACAGTCGGCAGTACCACAAGCGCAATTTCTTCCGTCATTGCCTCAATGATATCGTCCTCATCAAGAAATCTTCCGTCCCTGCTCTTCACCCTGACCAAATGCGTATCATGATCATAGCCATGGATCCGCAGCTGGCTTTGAAGCGCATAGATATCGGAAGGGAAATTCAATTCGTCTGCGAGAATTTTTGTTCTTCTGCCTTCCGGCTTGTAAAAGGTAGCCACCAGCTGATGCAGGTTGACTGTTGTGGATCCGCTTACAATGACCTCCTTTGGTGCAGCACCAACGAGCGGAGCAGTCAATTCTCCAAGTTTTTCAGATAAATAGAACCACGGATGGTTGCCATCCATCCAGCCATCGATGCCCAGTTCGCGCCAGTCAGCCAGTGATTCAAGCAGTGTCTGTTCAGCCCTCTTTGAAAGAAGACCAAGCGAGTTTCCATCAAGATAAATACGATCAGGTTTCAGATAAAATTCATCCCGGTAACGGGCCAGTATATCTTCGCGGTCAAGCTCTGCGGCAAAGTCCGCATCAGGTTCAAAAGAATAAGGCTTCATCATCATCTCTCCCATCCCATTTGCAACTAGAGAAATCGTAACAAAGAACAGAAGCAAGCGTCAACAAAAGGTCAGATAATTCTAAGAAATGCAGAAACGCTGTGGTCAGTTGTTTTTTTAGAAAAGAAAAAACAGCCTCCATTGAAGGCTGTTTAAGCGAAACGATAATAGATCAGCACAAAGGTCGAGAGAACGAAAATGAAGTTCAAAAAGATAAAAACGAACTGGTCCACCCTTGTCTTATGCAGCTTGATTGGCGGGTTATAAAAGGAAACTCCTTCGATGATGAAGATGATCAGGACAATATGGATCATGAAATGGCCGATGATTTCTGTAAAGCCGAATAACATGGTCGTTAAGATAAAGATGACCGTGACAACAGCACCTAATACACGATTCAAAATACCGACGACCAGCAAATAGCCGACAACAAATTCAACAAAAGCTGCCATCACGATAAATGCTGCTGGATCAAACCCGAAAGTAGGCACCTGGTGGTTTGCGACGATATCAAGCGACATCGTAGGGTACACCCATTTTTCAACAGCGACCCAGCATAGGGAAAGCCCCGTCCCCAAATACAAAAACGGAAAGCCAACCTTCTCCAGCTTCGTTTTGCCAACAAGCAGCACACCGATGATTGCCACATAAAAACCGTAATCAAGCATATAGAAAATTCCGTACTCTACAGTCACCATAAAGAATAATATCAGTAATATGGCCGCCCCAATTTTTGTTGCAATGTGATGCGGCACAAGGAGCAGGGCAATTGTAACCCACGCTAAAATCGTCATCAAGGTGCTGTCCAGGTGGAACTCCGGTGCAAATAAGGTACCGTTAATCACCTGGATGATCAATGCCAGGGCTGTTCCGTATTTTAATAAATATCTGGAGTATTTCCGGAAGCCTGATAGGAAATCATCCCACTTTTTGATTAGCGGCCATTGGGTCATTCTTGGGATGATTAACGTCAGTGACGCGAGCACCACAGCCGCGAGAAGCGCTAGCCCCATAAATAACGGTGATAAAATGTTTTCAATACTTTCTTTCTTAGGCGCCACTTCGGTAAACCATTTTACATGGGCATCTGTATAAAAAGGTGTCAGAATAAGTCCAATCATAATAATAATTTGTGATAGTTTTTTCAATATAAGACCCCCCGATAATATAAACACTATTGGAATAGTAATAATACTACTGATCCATAAGAATTTAGCATACGAGTTATGAACATTATGCGAAACATTTCACAACCGATGAGCTTGGATAGTTTTACATACAAAGTTTGCCCTTCCGCAAGGGTAGTATGCTTTTTTAATCAAGTATTAATGGGTATATTGGTGATAAGGAGTAAAGGATGGTGAAAAAGCCTTGGGACGATTATTTTCCCTTTTGATTTTAGGAGCCCTGCTTTATTTTGCATGGCCATTTTTAACGAATGAAAAAGATCTTCAAAATTTAAATAATGAAATAAACAAAATAAAAGAAAACCCTGAGCTCAGCAAAGCACTGGAAACAGTCAATAGCGGGATCAATCAGTTGTTATGGAAGCTTGATGAGAAGAAGGAAGAATTGACAAAGGATGAACAAAATCTTTTGCCGAAAGTGGCTAAACCGGAGCTGGAGACCCCTTCTGAGAAAACCTTTACCATCCATAATATCGGAATTGGTGATGCGAAGGGCGAAGTTGAAAAACAGCTTGGCAGCCCTAAACGGGTTTCCGTGAACGAGTATGGAACCGAGTGGCATGCCTATCACGAGAATTTCCAGAACTTCATCCTGGTTTCCTACAGCAAAGACGGGGTTGTAAATGCTTTGTATACAAACCAGGATTTGATCGCGGCCAAAAATGGCCTAAAGTATGGCGCTCCGAAAGAAACAGTGCGTCAGACTCTTGGTGAACCACTTGGCGAAATCAGAAAGGGCCTTGTTTATTACCAGTTCCAAAAGGACCAGGACTATGATGTCTATCAGTTGGACGACAGTTATGTGACGGTGTTTTATGATAAACATAGAAATAATAGTGTCGCTGCAATCCAGATTGTCAGCGAAAAATTGGAGCAAAGCAAGGCAGACTTTTATACCGAATCTAGTGAGGCATTGAAGGAAGGCTTTGAATATCAGCTGTTTGACCTGACCAATGCTTCAAGGGTGGTTCACGGGTTGGGGATTCTTACCTGGGACGATCAGGTCAGGATAACTGCCCGCAAGCACAGTGCCGATATGGCGGAAAACTCGTATTTCAGCCATACTAACCCTGAAGGACAATCGCCTTTTGACAGGATGGAAGAGGATGATATTGCTTTTTCCGTCGCCGGAGAGAATCTCGCGTATGGACAATTCAGCAGCATTTTCGCCCACGAAGGCTTGATGAACTCGCTTGGCCATCGCGAAAATATCCTGAAGACGGACTTCAAACTGCTCGGAGTTGGCGTCGCCTTCGGTCCGAAGCATGAGCCTTATTTTACCGAGAATTTTTATACGAAACGAAAGTTTTAAACCGAGTCAGATTGGCTCGGTTTATTTATTTTTGGCTGGAAAAAATCGCGGATAATTTCCAGTTCGCTATAAAAAGCTGAAATTCGCTATATAAAATTGAAATTCGCTATATAAAATTGAAATTCGCTATAAAAAAAGAAAAGTCGCTATATAAAGTTGAAATTCGCTATAAAAATGAAAAAGTCGCTATAAAAACATAAAATCTCAATACGAAAGAGAGAGTTCACTATATAAAATCCGTATTCTCTCTCTATAACAAAAGTTTTGGCGATAAAATCGGCTGCCCCTTGTTAATTTTCATTAAAATGCCATTCATTTCATGCCTTTTTCTTCATTGAAAAAATTTTATTGGCGATTTTCACAACTTTATTAGCGATTTTTAATTTTTATTGGCGAAAAACTAAATTTATTGGCGATTTCTATAATTTATTGGCGAAAATCAGATTTTATTGGCGAACTGGAAATTCCGGGCGTTTTTTTCCAATAGATGCAACCCAGAATACAGTAAAAAACCGCTCAATCGTCATCAGACAATCAAGCGGTTTTCTACACTACTACTATTTATTTCACACGAGGGAAACCGAAGCCTGATGCATAGTCATCACCAGATGCTGCTCCTGATCCGCCAAGGATGTCGTTCGCTTTTGCGCGGTTCTGAAGTTCTGCACGAAGTTGGGTATGGCTCATGTTTGGATTTTCAGCCCAAATTTTTGCTGCCAACCCGGATACGTGCGGAGTCGCCATTGATGTTCCGCTGATTGTGTTATAAGAACCGTCATACCATGTGGATTCAATCGCTCTTCCTGGTGCGGATACTTCCACATCAAGCTCACCAATCACATAGTCACCGTCAGTAAGCGGGTTACCGCGGGATGAGAAGTCTGCGACACGGTATGTACCGTTTTGCTGGACATCCTCTAAAGCGGCAACAGCTACTGCATTTGTTAGGGCACCTGGATAACCAATTGTATTGGCATTTGGTCCGCTGTTACCAGCAGCTGCAACCACAAGGACACCTTTTCCATAAGCATAGTCAACTGCATCAGCAATCATTGCGCTCTTGCTGCTAGAACCGAGTGACATGGAGATGATTACCTTTGAGCCAGTACGCGACGCTTCGTCTGCAGCATGCCTGATTGCTCCGGCGATATCATCCGAATAGCCTGAACCTCTATCGTTCAATACCTTATAAGCCCAAAGGTCGGCATCCGGTGCCACTCCGTAAATTCCCAAGCCTGTTCC
It contains:
- a CDS encoding CAP domain-containing protein — its product is MGRLFSLLILGALLYFAWPFLTNEKDLQNLNNEINKIKENPELSKALETVNSGINQLLWKLDEKKEELTKDEQNLLPKVAKPELETPSEKTFTIHNIGIGDAKGEVEKQLGSPKRVSVNEYGTEWHAYHENFQNFILVSYSKDGVVNALYTNQDLIAAKNGLKYGAPKETVRQTLGEPLGEIRKGLVYYQFQKDQDYDVYQLDDSYVTVFYDKHRNNSVAAIQIVSEKLEQSKADFYTESSEALKEGFEYQLFDLTNASRVVHGLGILTWDDQVRITARKHSADMAENSYFSHTNPEGQSPFDRMEEDDIAFSVAGENLAYGQFSSIFAHEGLMNSLGHRENILKTDFKLLGVGVAFGPKHEPYFTENFYTKRKF
- the kynU gene encoding kynureninase — its product is MKPYSFEPDADFAAELDREDILARYRDEFYLKPDRIYLDGNSLGLLSKRAEQTLLESLADWRELGIDGWMDGNHPWFYLSEKLGELTAPLVGAAPKEVIVSGSTTVNLHQLVATFYKPEGRRTKILADELNFPSDIYALQSQLRIHGYDHDTHLVRVKSRDGRFLDEDDIIEAMTEEIALVVLPTVLYRSGQILDMERLTRAAHERGILIGFDGCHSIGAIPHAFSDWGVDFAYWCSYKHLNGGPGAVAGLYVNSKHFGAKPGLAGWFGSRKDKQFDMEHVLTPAENAGAYQIGTPHVLSLAPLLGSLEMFAEAGIQNIREKSLSINQYLMDLIQQELGDAGFKIGSPTEDFRRGGHVSLEHEEAARICKALKEKGIIPDFRAPNIVRLAPVALYTSYTDVWNAVQILKEIMEDKLYEKFSNERGVVA
- a CDS encoding S8 family peptidase, translating into MKKRKALGAALLSMTMGLSMFTAGAFGQAPEAQDTYRVLVQGPAAEKAKAKDQYGKRWDFGAKGFTTTVNAKQYQALLKNKNLQVETVSQVQLEAKPGSGAQAAPTDQTPWGMEAIYNDNNLQATSGGAGVKVAVLDTGVNVNHADLAGSDEQCKDFTQRKSPIVNNSCSDKNGHGTHVAGTVLAHGGTGLGIYGVAPDADLWAYKVLNDRGSGYSDDIAGAIRHAADEASRTGSKVIISMSLGSSSKSAMIADAVDYAYGKGVLVVAAAGNSGPNANTIGYPGALTNAVAVAALEDVQQNGTYRVADFSSRGNPLTDGDYVIGELDVEVSAPGRAIESTWYDGSYNTISGTSMATPHVSGLAAKIWAENPNMSHTQLRAELQNRAKANDILGGSGAASGDDYASGFGFPRVK